One region of Armigeres subalbatus isolate Guangzhou_Male chromosome 3, GZ_Asu_2, whole genome shotgun sequence genomic DNA includes:
- the LOC134224601 gene encoding inositol polyphosphate 5-phosphatase OCRL gives MTSGSYDSTIIATVTRKFREDESVLAIFEAYQIVGSKHQNQLLVIVSSNYTSALFAFSISRFPPESISDLTVVAVYPIDDSFWINPESGGHGSISSHQFTIFSHEEPTVYYYQAAPEAIVSRDNFISKLKNLISTYKSSSSQAASVSFPLEFTWLDYYKRADMLLIDRSIAEGSQAPKSRDSKFKEELDRRRHEYIVYEPYKIYTATWNVNGQTSVDIELPEWLSTTEDPPDIYAVGFQEIEWTPEKIIMNETKIDRTWVDKVMIGLHKGAEYEEVASVRLVGMMLTVAVKKTLRDRVSDCLTAAVGTGTLKWGNKGGVGVSFQLNEALLCFVNTHLAAHTQEVERRNEDHDEIIRRMSFQKTFRGRSIDEHHHIFWIGDLNYRLNGNVSQEEVNLKDRDYNQLYPHDQLYIEKLRKRIFQDYNEGKILFGPTYKYNPGTDDWDSSEKSRCPAWCDRVLWKGLRMELLRYDSVMQLRKSDHKPVYAVFKVDVETKDDHKFKRVHEEVLKTVDKYENDNQPQITVEQTDLDFGLIRFNEKYSRELLVANNCHLPVQFNFSAKDDRNSNVCEEFIHISKTSGDLLTGDSDSIRIDILIDSKAASKMLKKLKDAKAGVKIPLDILVLHVKNGRDIFITIFGEYKSSCFGVPLDTLMKLNKPIFEYDINELIALDKEEKLVDLTNNSERKVPQEFWRLIDYLYKDGMDGQQLFMNRAYGRHENIVEIRDWLDSWSPAPFPGTPKTAAEALLLLLESLPEPLVTISERECIVNADNYERCRELIQAKLKPVNRIVFLYICMFLGDLQRKNPAIRLNNLATTFGRIMIRSQITPGRTPTGNDVYAYTESERDQRRRFLMTFLTNNNSVRELARAEMNGIGK, from the exons ATGACTTCCGGAAGTTACGATTCTACCATAATCGCAACGGTGACGCGAAAGTTTCGCGAAGACGAGTCGGTTCTGGCG ATCTTTGAAGCATACCAAATCGTTGGAAGTAAACACCAAAATCAGCTGCTGGTCATCGTTAGTTCTAATTATACCTCAGCACTGTTCGCATTCTCCATTTCTCGCTTTCCGCCAGAGAGCATTTCCGACCTGACTGTGGTGGCCGTTTATCCGATCGATGATTCATTTTGGATAAATCCAG AATCGGGAGGTCATGGCTCGATATCCAGTCATCAGTTTACGATTTTCTCGCATGAGGAACCAACGGTTTATTATTACCAAGCAGCACCAGAGGCCATCGTCTCGCGAGATAATTTCATCAGTAAGCTAAAGAACTTGATCTCTACCTACAAAAGTTCTTCATCGCAGGCAGCTTCCGTTTCGTTTCCACTGGAATTCACTTGGCTGGATTACTATAAGCGGGCCGATATGCTGCTTATCGATCGGAGCATAGCCGAAGGTAGCCAAGCTCCCAAATCAAGGGATTCCAAATTCAAGGAAGAGTTGGACCGTCGGCGACACGAATACATAGTATATGAACCCTATAAAATCTACACGGCCACGTGGAATGTGAACGGGCAGACCTCGGTGGATATTGAACTGCCGGAATGGCTCTCTACCACGGAAGATCCACCGGATATCTACGCAGTTGGTTTTCAAGAGATAGAATGGACCCCGGAGAAGATCATTATGAACGAAACCAAAATCGATCGCACCTGGGT TGATAAAGTAATGATTGGCCTTCATAAGGGAGCAGAATATGAGGAAGTGGCATCAGTTCGTCTAGTGGGGATGATGTTGACAGTAGCGGTGAAAAAAACTCTTCGGGATCGTGTTTCAGATTGTTTGACAGCTGCCGTTGGAACTGGGACTTTGAAATGG GGAAATAAAGGTGGCGTGGGAGTAAGCTTTCAATTGAACGAGGCCCTCCTGTGTTTTGTAAATACGCATCTGGCAGCACACACTCAGGAAGTGGAGCGAAGAAATGAGGACCATGACGAGATCATCCGAAGGATGTCTTTCCAAAAGACCTTCCGAGGCCGATCCATTGACGAACATCA TCACATATTTTGGATCGGTGATTTAAATTATCGGCTCAACGGGAACGTGTCGCAGGAAGAAGTAAACCTTAAGGATCGTGACTACAACCAACTTTATCCGCATGATCAGTTGTACATAGAGAAGCTGCGGAAGCGAATTTTTCAAGATTATAACGAGGGCAAGATTTTGTTTGGCCCGACGTACAAATACAATCCAGGAACGGACGACTGGGACAGCAGTGAGAAGAGCCGATGCCCGGCTTGGTGCGATCGAGTTTTGTGGAAGGGTCTAAGGATGGAATTACTGAGGTATGATAGCGTGATGCAGTTGAGAAAAAGTGACCACAAACCGGTTTATGCTGTCTTCAAAGTAGAT GTCGAAACAAAAGATGATCACAAGTTCAAGAGGGTCCACGAAGAAGTTTTGAAAACTGTCGACAAGTATGAAAACGATAACCAACCGCAG ATAACGGTGGAGCAAACGGACTTGGATTTTGGCCTGATCCGATTCAACGAGAAGTACTCCCGCGAACTACTAGTGGCCAACAATTGCCATCTGCCGGTGCAGTTTAACTTCTCCGCCAAGGACGACCGCAATAGCAACGTCTGTGAGGAGTTCATCCACATCAGCAAAACATCAGGCGATCTGCTGACGGGAGACAGCGACAGCATTCGGATAGACATTCTGATTGATTCAAAGGCTGCTTCTAAGATGTTGAAGAAGCTGAAGGATGCCAAAGCCGGTGTGAAGATTCCTTTGGACATATTGGTGCTACACGTGAAGAACGGCCGAGATATTTTCATCACCATTTTCGGGGAGTACAAATCGAGCTGCTTCGGGGTTCCGCTGGACACGTTGATGAAGTTGAATAAACCGATTTTTGAGTATGACATCAACGAGCTGATCGCGCTGGATAAGGAAGAGAAGCTTGTTGATTTGACCAACAACAGCGAAAGGAAAGTGCCACAGGAGTTCTGGCGATTGATCGATTATCTGTACAAAGATGGTATGGATGGTCAACAATTGTTCATGAACCGCGCCTACGgcagacatgaaaatatcgtGGAAATCCGTGATTGGCTGGACAGTTGGTCCCCGGCTCCGTTTC CCGGCACTCCGAAAACTGCGGCAGAAGCATTATTATTACTCTTAGAATCTCTTCCAGAGCCATTGGTTACCATCAGCGAAAGGGAGTGCATTGTAAACGCAGACAACTACGAGCGCTGTCGGGAGCTGATCCAAGCGAAACTTAAGCCGGTCAACCGGATAGTGTTTCTTTACATCTGCATGTTCCTTGGTGATCTACAGCGAAAGAATCCTGCAATTCGCTTGAACAACTTAG CAACCACATTTGGGCGGATTATGATCCGAAGTCAAATAACACCCGGGCGGACCCCGACTGGTAATGACGTTTACGCCTACACCGAGTCTGAGCGGGATCAGCGAAGGCGCTTTTTGATGACCTTCTTAACCAACAACAACAGTGTGCGAGAGTTGGCCCGGGCGGAGATGAATGGAATTGGGAAGTAG